The Phyllostomus discolor isolate MPI-MPIP mPhyDis1 chromosome 4, mPhyDis1.pri.v3, whole genome shotgun sequence genome window below encodes:
- the LOC118500361 gene encoding utrophin-like has protein sequence MFTDLKDGRKLLDLLEGLTGTSLPKERGSTRVHALNNVNRVLQVLHQNNVDLVNIGGTDIVDGNHKLTLGLLWSIILHWQVKDVMKDVMSDLQQTNSEKILLSWVRQSTRPYGQVNVLNFTTSWTDGLAFNALLHR, from the exons ATGTTCACAGACCTCAAAGATGGCCGGAAACTGCTGGATCTCCTGGAAGGCCTCACAGGGACATCGCTG cCGAAGGAACGTGGTTCCACAAGGGTACACGCTTTAAACAATGTCAACAGAGTGCTGCAGGTTTTGCATCAGAACAAC GTGGATTTGGTGAATATCGGAGGGACTGACATTGTAGATGGAAATCACAAGCTGACTCTGGGGTTGCTTTGGAGCATCATCTTGCACTGGCAG GTGAAGGATGTCATGAAGGACGTCATGTCCGACTTGCAGCAGACGAACAGCGAGAAGATCCTGCTGAGCTGGGTGCGCCAGTCCACCAGGCCATACGGGCAGGTCAACGTGCTCAACTTCACCACCAGCTGGACAGACGGGCTCGCCTTTAATGCCCTGCTCCACCGATAA